A stretch of Fulvia fulva chromosome 4, complete sequence DNA encodes these proteins:
- a CDS encoding Fusarinine C esterase sidJ, translating into MDGALHIIPTNLCAFEPTKPLVRSANINTLVWIGGMFDTLGSVAYPFTLAEALPQAWSLITCSLGSAGMAWGVKSIGTDAEDMAKIIAYIKKKRPGGKIVIMGHSTGCQDCMEYSVGKNAEKRPRVDGVILQAPVSDREALEDELPQAHKHEADQLALKMIREGQDKDAMPNKWTKPIFGRLAVTAKRWVDVSSPGPDHSGADDYFSSDLPPERFKATFGKLPASSPLLILYSGSDESVPSKVDKQKLVQTWIDIVKASGGSVDDKNGGVVAGASHNYNGNPEEVVQDMVKRVLGFISKLDEGDDPARHEEKAGGARGAEPVQLSRNILQGDW; encoded by the exons ATGGACGGAGCCCTCCACATCATCCCCACCAACCTCTGCGCCTTCGAGCCCACCAAACCCCTCGTCCGCTCAGCCAACATCAACACCTTAGTATGGATCGGCGGCATGTTCGACACCCTTGGCTCCGTGGCCTACCCCTTCACCCTCGCGGAAGCTCTCCCGCAGGCCTGGTCTCTCATAACTTGCTCCCTCGGCTCAGCAGGCATGGCTTGGGGCGTCAAGTCAATCGGCACAGACGCCGAAGACATGGCCAAGATCATAGCCTACATCAAGAAGAAGCGACCGGGCGGGAAGATTGTGATCATGGGTCATAGCACGGGCTGTCAGGATTGCATGGAGTACTCTGTGGGCAAGAACGCGGAGAAGAGGCCGAGGGTTGATGGCGTGATTCTGCAAGCGCCTGTGAGTGATCGTGAGGCCTTGGAGGATGAGCTGCCGCAGGCACATAAACATGAGGCGGATCAGTTGGCGCTGAAGATGATCAGAGAGGGACAGGACAAGGATGCTATGCCGAACAAATGGACGAAGCCGATCTTTGGAAGGCTGGCTGTCACCGCGAAGAGGTGGGTGGATGTGAGCTCGCCTGGGCCTGATCACAGTGGTGCGGACGATTACTTCTCGAGTGACTTGCCACCAGAGAGATTCAAGGCCACCTTCGGCAAGCTGCCTGCAAGCTCGCCACTGCTCATCCTGTATAGTGGAAGTGACGAGAGCGTGCCGTCAAAGGTGGACAAGCAAAAGCTTGTGCAGACGTGGATAGATATTGTAAAAGCCAGTGGTGGTAGTGTGGATGACAAGAATGGTGGTGTCGTGGCTGGTGCAAGTCACAATTACAATGGCAACCCTGAGGAGGTGGTGCAGGACATGGTGAAACGAGTTCTTGGCTTCATCTCAAAACTGGACGAAG GTGATGATCCTGCAAGACATGAAGAGAAAGCCGGAGGTGCTCGAGGTGCGGAGCCGGTGCAACTTTCGCGCAACATACTGCAAGGAGACTGGTGA